One window of Nitrospira sp. genomic DNA carries:
- the purL gene encoding phosphoribosylformylglycinamidine synthase subunit PurL encodes MKAGMPPITKDLITQHNLKGDEYQKIVDILGREPNLTELGMFSVMWSEHCSYKSSRVHLKKLPTSGPRVVQGPGENAGVVDIGDGLCVVFKMESHNHPSFIEPYQGAATGVGGILRDIFTMGARPIALLDSLRFGELHSPKNRHLMKGVVSGIAGYGNCMGVPTVGGEIVFNDIYALNPLVNVFCLGLAHQDKIFRGTAAGVGNPVIYFGSKTGRDGIHGATMASDSFDDQSEQKRPTVQVGDPFAEKLLLEACLELMERDLLVGIQDMGAAGLTSSSCEMASRAGNGIELDLTVVPRRESGMTPYEVMLSESQERMLMVAKSGKEGECIEICRKWDLDVAVVGKVTADGILRVLDQGKIVAEIPAKALADDGPRYERPYQPPAYQDMLTNLNYDAIPDVKDANGALLALLEAPTIASKRWVYEQYDHMVRTNTTVRPGSDAAVVRIKGTKKAVAMTVDCNSRYCLLNPYEGARLAVVEAARNLVCSGAVPIGLTDCLNFGNPERPDIMWQFVMAIEGMKDACEHFQIPIVSGNVSFYNETNGLSIYPTPMLGMVGLIDDAERSMTQWFKQEGDDIILLGSSREDLGGSEYLKVVHAREQGSPPYLNLNTEKALHDCVLSLIRDELLQSAHDCSEGGVAVALAESCISGPERPLGAVVRLTRGRLRKDAVLFGESQSRVVVSAKPAHRQSILDHARRFGVPIEIMGTVTGGRLIVDVGNEGSMERMIAQSVAILHDRWGLSLERVLNQV; translated from the coding sequence ATGAAGGCCGGTATGCCGCCCATCACCAAGGATCTCATCACTCAGCACAATCTGAAGGGCGATGAATACCAAAAAATCGTCGACATCTTGGGGCGTGAACCCAACCTGACGGAGCTCGGCATGTTCTCTGTGATGTGGTCCGAGCACTGCTCCTACAAGAGTTCGCGTGTGCACTTGAAGAAACTGCCGACGAGCGGGCCTCGTGTCGTGCAAGGGCCGGGCGAAAATGCGGGGGTAGTCGATATCGGCGACGGGCTGTGCGTGGTCTTCAAAATGGAGTCACACAACCATCCGTCGTTTATCGAGCCCTATCAGGGTGCTGCCACGGGGGTCGGTGGAATTTTGCGTGACATCTTTACCATGGGAGCGAGGCCGATCGCGCTGCTCGACTCGCTGCGATTTGGAGAATTGCACTCCCCCAAGAATCGCCATCTCATGAAAGGGGTCGTCTCCGGCATTGCTGGTTACGGCAACTGTATGGGAGTCCCGACCGTGGGAGGTGAGATCGTCTTCAATGACATTTATGCCCTCAATCCGTTGGTCAATGTGTTTTGTCTCGGTCTTGCCCATCAGGACAAGATATTTCGTGGCACGGCTGCCGGCGTCGGGAATCCCGTGATCTATTTCGGCTCAAAGACGGGGCGCGATGGTATTCATGGGGCGACGATGGCGTCCGATTCGTTCGACGATCAATCGGAGCAGAAGCGGCCAACTGTCCAAGTTGGTGATCCCTTTGCGGAAAAATTGCTGCTGGAAGCCTGTCTTGAACTGATGGAACGCGATCTACTCGTCGGGATTCAAGACATGGGCGCTGCAGGGCTGACGAGTTCCTCCTGCGAAATGGCTTCCCGCGCCGGCAACGGGATCGAGTTGGACCTCACAGTGGTGCCACGGCGCGAGTCCGGTATGACGCCCTACGAGGTCATGCTATCCGAATCTCAAGAGCGTATGTTGATGGTGGCAAAATCCGGCAAGGAAGGCGAATGCATCGAGATTTGTCGGAAGTGGGATCTGGACGTCGCGGTGGTCGGGAAAGTGACGGCCGACGGTATCTTGCGTGTCCTGGATCAGGGAAAGATTGTCGCAGAGATTCCGGCGAAGGCATTGGCTGACGACGGGCCTCGATATGAACGGCCCTACCAGCCGCCAGCCTATCAAGATATGCTGACGAATCTGAACTATGATGCCATCCCAGATGTGAAGGATGCGAATGGAGCATTGCTGGCCTTGTTAGAGGCGCCGACGATCGCCAGCAAGCGGTGGGTGTACGAGCAGTACGATCATATGGTGCGGACGAACACCACGGTACGACCAGGGTCTGATGCGGCGGTGGTGCGCATCAAGGGGACGAAGAAGGCTGTGGCGATGACGGTCGATTGCAACAGTCGCTATTGCCTGTTGAATCCCTATGAAGGAGCTCGGCTGGCCGTGGTCGAGGCGGCGCGAAATCTCGTCTGTTCCGGTGCTGTGCCGATCGGTCTGACGGATTGTCTCAATTTCGGCAACCCGGAGCGGCCCGATATCATGTGGCAGTTCGTCATGGCGATCGAAGGGATGAAAGATGCCTGCGAGCATTTCCAAATCCCCATCGTGAGCGGAAATGTCAGCTTTTACAACGAAACCAATGGACTCTCCATTTACCCGACCCCCATGCTGGGCATGGTCGGGCTGATCGATGACGCTGAGCGGTCGATGACCCAGTGGTTCAAGCAGGAAGGCGACGATATTATTCTGTTGGGTTCCTCTCGCGAGGATTTGGGTGGATCGGAGTATCTCAAGGTCGTTCATGCTCGCGAACAGGGATCGCCGCCTTATTTGAATCTGAATACGGAAAAGGCCCTCCATGATTGTGTGCTATCACTGATTCGTGATGAGCTGCTGCAGTCCGCGCACGATTGCTCGGAAGGTGGTGTCGCCGTTGCATTGGCGGAGAGCTGTATCTCGGGACCGGAACGGCCCCTGGGTGCTGTGGTAAGATTGACTAGAGGCCGGCTTCGAAAAGACGCCGTTCTTTTCGGCGAAAGTCAGTCGAGAGTGGTGGTATCTGCAAAGCCTGCCCATCGTCAGTCCATTCTCGATCATGCGAGGCGTTTTGGCGTCCCGATTGAAATAATGGGGACCGTCACCGGTGGACGGCTGATCGTGGATGTGGGAAATGAGGGATCGATGGAACGTATGATCGCTCAATCGGTGGCGATACTGCACGACCGATGGGGTCTTTCTTTGGAGCGAGTGCTGAATCAAGTCTAG
- the purF gene encoding amidophosphoribosyltransferase, which yields MNKELPIVSPDKFHDECAVFGVYGHEEAANLTYLGLYALQHRGQEASGIVAGDGDQVFMQKGMGLVADIFHKSVLEKLPGHMAIGHNRYSTTGGHDLKNVQPLTVNFALGNLALAHNGNLINAQMLRHELEAYGAIFQSTSDSEVIIHLIAHSRANSFLARVIDALSQVRGAFSVVLMTDNGLIAARDPYGLRPLCIGRLRSSWIVASETCAFDLLDAEYVREVEPGELIVISDQGLDSHYPFPKKDPAMCVFEYVYFARPDSRIFGANAVYATRKGLGRQLAQESWVPADVVIPVPDSGVPAALGYSEGAGIRFETGLIRNHYVGRTFIEPEQSIRHFGVKVKLNAVPELLDGKRVVVVDDSLVRGTTSRKIVKMIRKAGAKEVHMRISSPPIISPCFYGIDTPTKKELIASDHSTEEIRKYITADSLAYLSLDGMLKSAPGTPGQYCTACFTERYPIPFTRAEELQLGLFESAH from the coding sequence ATGAATAAAGAACTGCCGATCGTCTCGCCCGATAAATTTCACGACGAATGTGCCGTCTTCGGCGTCTACGGCCACGAAGAAGCCGCTAATCTGACGTACCTTGGACTGTACGCGCTGCAGCACCGCGGGCAAGAGGCGTCCGGGATTGTGGCAGGAGATGGCGATCAAGTCTTCATGCAGAAAGGCATGGGCTTGGTCGCCGACATTTTTCACAAATCGGTGCTGGAGAAACTGCCCGGCCATATGGCCATCGGTCACAATCGTTACTCCACGACAGGTGGCCACGATTTGAAGAATGTTCAGCCGTTGACCGTGAATTTCGCGCTCGGGAATTTGGCCTTGGCTCACAACGGCAATCTCATCAATGCTCAGATGCTCCGACACGAACTTGAAGCCTACGGGGCGATCTTCCAGTCCACCTCTGACAGCGAGGTCATTATCCACCTCATCGCGCACTCGCGAGCAAACTCCTTTCTCGCACGGGTCATCGATGCTTTGAGTCAGGTGCGAGGCGCATTCTCGGTTGTGTTGATGACTGACAACGGTCTTATCGCCGCTCGTGATCCCTACGGCCTCAGGCCTCTGTGTATCGGGCGCCTACGAAGCAGCTGGATTGTGGCGTCCGAGACCTGTGCATTTGACTTGCTCGATGCCGAGTACGTTCGAGAGGTGGAGCCGGGCGAGCTGATCGTCATCAGCGATCAAGGGCTCGACAGCCACTATCCGTTTCCGAAGAAGGATCCGGCCATGTGTGTGTTCGAGTATGTCTATTTTGCCAGGCCTGACAGTCGAATCTTTGGGGCAAACGCTGTCTATGCTACGCGCAAGGGGCTGGGGAGGCAGTTGGCTCAGGAGTCGTGGGTACCGGCAGATGTCGTGATTCCCGTTCCTGACTCCGGTGTGCCGGCCGCGCTTGGCTATTCCGAAGGGGCGGGAATCCGGTTTGAAACGGGGTTGATCCGCAACCACTATGTTGGGCGGACCTTCATTGAGCCGGAACAATCGATTCGCCACTTTGGTGTCAAGGTGAAGCTGAATGCAGTGCCCGAATTGTTGGATGGGAAACGGGTGGTCGTCGTCGACGATTCGTTGGTTCGTGGCACGACGAGCCGCAAGATCGTCAAGATGATCCGAAAGGCAGGGGCGAAAGAAGTCCACATGCGGATCAGCTCACCGCCGATCATCTCGCCCTGTTTTTACGGAATCGACACACCGACGAAAAAAGAGCTTATCGCCTCCGATCACTCAACGGAAGAAATCCGCAAGTACATCACCGCCGACAGTTTGGCGTATCTCAGCCTTGACGGCATGTTGAAATCCGCTCCAGGAACGCCCGGTCAATACTGTACGGCCTGTTTTACCGAGCGTTATCCCATCCCATTTACCCGCGCGGAAGAGCTTCAGCTAGGCTTGTTCGAATCAGCGCACTGA
- a CDS encoding PilZ domain-containing protein: MTPPEKDDKKALQPRGRHRVPVDYPAFFSGDEGSGDGTVTNLTIAGCEIRSHAQFPIGAGLSLRVQAPEARPPIIIDLAIVRWKNGDRFGLEFVRFGGRTKEQLEDMLNQREGPAED; the protein is encoded by the coding sequence ATGACGCCTCCAGAAAAAGACGACAAGAAAGCGCTGCAGCCACGAGGTAGGCATCGAGTGCCGGTCGACTATCCCGCTTTCTTCTCGGGAGATGAAGGATCAGGCGATGGAACGGTGACCAATCTCACGATTGCCGGATGTGAAATCCGGAGTCATGCCCAGTTCCCTATCGGAGCAGGTCTGAGTCTCCGTGTGCAAGCTCCGGAGGCTCGTCCTCCGATTATCATCGACCTCGCTATCGTCCGTTGGAAGAATGGTGATCGATTTGGGCTCGAGTTCGTTCGATTTGGAGGCAGAACCAAGGAACAACTCGAGGATATGTTGAACCAGCGTGAAGGCCCCGCCGAAGATTAG
- a CDS encoding TlpA disulfide reductase family protein, with the protein MRQHILAFGLLVIPVLCTPPVSAAGLFQVGENAPSFALTAITGETVSLQSYKGKVVVLGLFHICEPCMIQGTALQKVHESTQGRNVAVLGVNSSGNAKREVGEFLSGFPVKITYPYLLDPAKVTDKLYGGGKFIPNVYVIDQKGVIRWQRVGNMDLAGADVIVAEVEKLLAGENKM; encoded by the coding sequence ATGAGACAACATATACTGGCGTTCGGCCTGTTGGTCATCCCAGTACTGTGCACGCCACCGGTTTCCGCGGCGGGATTATTCCAAGTGGGAGAGAATGCCCCATCCTTCGCCCTTACTGCTATCACCGGTGAAACCGTATCGCTCCAGTCCTATAAAGGTAAAGTTGTGGTGCTGGGACTCTTTCACATCTGTGAGCCTTGCATGATACAGGGAACCGCCTTGCAGAAGGTCCATGAGTCTACGCAAGGCAGGAACGTGGCGGTGTTGGGTGTCAATTCATCGGGCAATGCGAAACGGGAGGTAGGAGAATTCTTATCCGGCTTCCCGGTCAAGATCACGTATCCCTACCTTTTAGATCCAGCGAAGGTGACGGATAAACTGTACGGTGGGGGAAAGTTTATCCCAAATGTGTATGTGATCGACCAGAAGGGAGTCATCCGCTGGCAACGAGTCGGCAATATGGACTTGGCGGGAGCCGACGTGATTGTTGCAGAGGTTGAGAAGTTGTTGGCGGGCGAAAATAAGATGTAG
- a CDS encoding tetratricopeptide repeat protein, with product MILRNSLSEELNRQGNEHFSRGFYTEAYTCYAKALEYDRLTGDQRALVSTLGNLGNICAVSGRRNSAQAHYQEVLELQKLLGDEKGIGTTLANLGNLRADAGEWDRAQAYYLEALDLMTKTHDEPAQAVLFSDLGLVARETGDFEEAIQFYERSLELMRRLGNLGGVADAWRMIGRTFLIQKRYDEAIACCQTSQSVAERLRDELRAGGARYVLAHCYEEMGRLQEAADLLEQVVHMDRKYRLPKLEENTQRLKTLRARLADPYQSKARRGMQA from the coding sequence ATGATATTGCGTAACAGCCTATCCGAAGAATTGAATCGACAAGGCAACGAGCATTTCTCGCGAGGGTTCTACACGGAAGCCTATACCTGTTACGCCAAGGCGTTAGAATATGATCGGCTCACCGGTGATCAACGTGCCCTGGTCTCCACACTTGGTAACCTGGGTAACATTTGCGCTGTCAGCGGACGGCGGAATTCTGCCCAGGCGCATTATCAGGAGGTGTTGGAACTGCAAAAGCTTCTTGGTGATGAAAAGGGAATTGGAACGACGCTGGCAAATTTGGGAAATCTTAGGGCTGATGCTGGCGAATGGGATCGGGCACAGGCATATTATCTCGAGGCTCTCGACCTTATGACCAAGACGCATGATGAGCCGGCCCAGGCCGTCCTGTTCTCGGACCTTGGTCTGGTAGCTCGTGAAACTGGTGACTTTGAGGAGGCGATTCAGTTTTACGAACGGTCGTTGGAGTTGATGCGTCGGTTGGGCAATCTGGGCGGGGTTGCGGACGCCTGGCGCATGATAGGCCGCACGTTCTTGATACAAAAGCGCTATGATGAAGCTATTGCCTGTTGTCAAACCAGCCAATCGGTCGCCGAGCGATTACGAGATGAGCTTCGTGCCGGTGGAGCCCGATACGTGCTGGCTCACTGTTATGAGGAAATGGGGCGTTTGCAGGAGGCAGCAGATCTGCTTGAGCAGGTGGTGCACATGGATCGCAAGTATCGCCTGCCGAAACTGGAAGAAAACACGCAGCGCCTAAAAACGCTTCGCGCCCGCCTCGCCGATCCGTATCAGTCGAAGGCCAGACGAGGGATGCAAGCATGA
- a CDS encoding methyltransferase: MTQRITTFDEFRDAVSAYQLPRVLLAALELDLFTTVGDRSWTMPDLAKDLKVSERGLSILCRNLAAVGVLRKKGASYRNSRLGATALNADHRAYRGGYLNLIERHWEDWVRLLESVRSGLPIDHDTPDSPDYRRQFTWAMHHRTLEIAPAIAAQVPLARSKTLLDLGGGPGTYAMAFLARNPTLHATVCDRAAALEVAKEIAGTHKARRRLSYLPLDFSKEPIPGTYDVIWYSNVLHIYSPEENQAIFRRALVSLTPGGRFIIQDAFLHDREGLYPVEASLFAVSMLLFTEGGNTYSASETATWLKDAGFVAVKSLPIKKGTEDWEDGILEASAPGPCPKTTVRRIQSRRS, translated from the coding sequence GTGACTCAACGAATCACGACATTCGACGAATTTCGGGACGCTGTCTCAGCCTATCAATTGCCACGAGTGTTGTTGGCCGCGCTGGAGCTGGATCTTTTTACGACTGTCGGTGACCGATCGTGGACGATGCCGGATCTCGCCAAGGACCTCAAGGTCAGCGAAAGGGGTTTGAGCATCCTTTGTCGTAATCTCGCGGCCGTCGGTGTATTGCGGAAAAAAGGAGCTAGCTATCGGAATAGCCGACTGGGAGCCACAGCGCTGAATGCCGACCATCGCGCATATCGCGGCGGTTATTTGAATTTAATCGAACGCCATTGGGAGGACTGGGTACGATTGTTGGAATCTGTGCGGAGTGGCTTGCCGATAGATCATGATACTCCAGACAGTCCGGACTACCGTCGACAATTCACGTGGGCCATGCACCACAGGACCTTGGAGATTGCCCCGGCGATTGCCGCCCAGGTTCCTTTAGCACGCTCTAAAACACTGCTGGATCTCGGTGGAGGGCCAGGCACCTACGCGATGGCGTTTCTCGCCAGGAACCCAACGCTTCACGCCACTGTCTGTGATCGAGCGGCCGCGCTTGAGGTCGCCAAAGAAATTGCCGGCACTCACAAAGCGAGGCGGCGACTCTCTTATCTTCCGCTCGATTTCTCCAAAGAACCTATTCCTGGTACGTACGATGTGATCTGGTATTCGAATGTACTGCATATTTATTCGCCCGAAGAGAACCAGGCCATCTTTCGTCGGGCCTTGGTCTCATTAACGCCCGGTGGTCGATTTATCATCCAAGACGCATTTCTCCACGATCGCGAAGGTTTGTATCCAGTAGAAGCAAGTTTATTTGCTGTGTCGATGTTATTGTTTACGGAAGGCGGAAATACCTATTCAGCCTCGGAGACAGCCACGTGGTTGAAAGATGCTGGATTCGTTGCGGTCAAATCGCTTCCCATCAAGAAGGGGACGGAGGATTGGGAGGACGGGATTCTAGAGGCGTCGGCCCCGGGCCCATGCCCAAAAACGACCGTCCGCCGAATACAATCAAGAAGAAGTTGA
- a CDS encoding DUF393 domain-containing protein — protein sequence MEIKEQITGQSSTQVCLLVYDAECRLCVSTKQKLEALGVVQAGSDVRFLAYQSEEAKKMLGPNYRSGRPDVAFLIQPSGEVFQGLDAFLPLVPNLPGGKLLLWCLRFPPAKRLAEWGYRMAARHRYRWFGEAEPLSRQD from the coding sequence ATGGAGATCAAGGAACAGATTACAGGCCAGTCATCCACGCAAGTCTGTCTACTGGTCTATGATGCAGAATGCCGATTGTGCGTGTCCACAAAACAGAAACTCGAAGCGCTAGGAGTTGTGCAAGCAGGATCGGACGTTCGATTCCTTGCGTATCAGAGCGAAGAGGCAAAGAAGATGTTGGGGCCGAACTATCGTTCTGGTCGTCCGGATGTGGCTTTTCTGATTCAACCCTCAGGAGAAGTGTTCCAGGGGCTCGACGCGTTTCTCCCGCTCGTCCCCAACCTCCCAGGTGGGAAGCTTCTGCTGTGGTGCTTACGGTTCCCTCCTGCTAAGCGGCTGGCCGAATGGGGTTATCGCATGGCTGCACGTCATCGGTATCGATGGTTTGGTGAAGCCGAGCCCCTCAGCCGACAAGACTGA
- the recG gene encoding ATP-dependent DNA helicase RecG, producing the protein MQPPTELTLPTPLQEWLDRIARPIEFASRDNCAHLKAITNLSSFVSSQVLSALRQNVYPKAIEARLISLRDLFIDFQPALPFDEQRRRLQAAALLIKALRAVDQPKPIRMKASPTQSSSHSEVTGVGRSDLWNLPVRFVKGVGPKRTDVLQRFHIGTVEDALWTIPWRYEDRSVMTPIGNLVPGMMASICGAIGTCEAKRTRSRRLSVVEVGVEDRSGRMQVVFFNQPYLEEILTVGTRVMMSGRVLSGRQGWMVPRMDVAQYEIIGEDTESTLHVGRIVPIYHETKGWTSRQMRVLVKTLLTDHGIQIVDHLPVPLRTRQRLIPIHEALHDAHFPKTGADPQLLERGKTAAHRRLAFEELLLLQLALATRHRSVHEEPKELRFNPRTVLLQQLGRLLPFHLTTAQDQVIREIFRDMISPRPMNRLVQGDVGSGKTAVALHALVMACGSGYQAALMAPTEILAEQHYRNLSGTLGDLGLHTMLVRGGEKSSVKKTQVERLASGDIQVAIGTHALTQQGVRFKNLGLAVVDEQHKFGVLQRKTLIDKGYKPDVLVMTATPIPRTLAMTVYGDLDVSVIDVLPPGRKPVRTFLFHDAQRRRAYQIVRDELRAERQAYVVYPLVEESEKTDLQAAIQEAEQLQNGELSEFRVGLLHGRMRATEKETVMADFKAGTIQVLVATTVIEVGVDVPNATIIMIEHAERFGLAQLHQLRGRVGRSNHQSYCLLMAQNPRQGRTQLGRRAMGSEESVSTARERLEALVRSNDGFVIAEEDLRIRGPGEFFGLRQWGIPEFRVANLVRDGDLLQQARQEAFSLLNSDPGLKDPAHQGLRDAMLRKWEKKLELGSIS; encoded by the coding sequence ATGCAGCCTCCCACTGAATTGACTCTGCCCACGCCCCTTCAGGAGTGGTTGGACCGCATCGCACGACCTATTGAATTTGCGAGCCGAGATAATTGTGCCCACCTAAAGGCCATCACAAATCTGAGTTCATTTGTTTCATCACAAGTCTTGTCTGCCCTTCGCCAAAACGTTTACCCCAAGGCCATTGAAGCCCGCTTGATTTCATTGCGCGACCTCTTCATCGATTTTCAGCCGGCGCTCCCCTTCGATGAGCAACGTCGACGATTACAAGCGGCTGCGCTGCTCATTAAGGCGCTTCGAGCGGTTGATCAACCGAAGCCTATTCGGATGAAAGCCTCGCCGACGCAATCTTCCAGTCACTCCGAAGTGACGGGTGTCGGCAGATCCGATCTCTGGAATCTTCCGGTCAGGTTCGTCAAAGGTGTCGGGCCAAAGCGCACGGATGTCTTGCAACGATTCCACATCGGGACGGTGGAGGATGCGCTCTGGACCATCCCGTGGCGTTACGAGGACCGATCGGTCATGACACCGATCGGAAATCTTGTCCCGGGAATGATGGCCTCGATTTGTGGGGCGATCGGGACATGCGAGGCGAAACGGACAAGAAGTCGGCGGTTGAGTGTAGTGGAAGTCGGCGTCGAAGATCGGTCCGGGCGAATGCAGGTGGTCTTCTTCAATCAACCGTATTTGGAGGAAATTCTTACAGTCGGGACTCGCGTGATGATGAGCGGGCGGGTGCTCTCAGGTCGACAGGGATGGATGGTTCCACGAATGGATGTGGCGCAGTATGAAATCATCGGGGAAGATACCGAATCGACGCTGCATGTCGGTCGAATCGTTCCGATCTATCACGAGACCAAAGGATGGACCTCTCGCCAGATGCGAGTGTTGGTGAAGACTCTGTTGACGGACCATGGAATTCAGATTGTTGACCATTTGCCTGTGCCTCTTCGGACGCGGCAGCGGCTGATCCCGATCCATGAAGCGCTGCACGATGCTCATTTCCCCAAGACCGGCGCCGATCCCCAACTCCTGGAGCGAGGGAAGACCGCGGCGCATAGGCGCTTGGCGTTCGAGGAGCTCCTGCTGCTCCAATTGGCCTTAGCGACTAGGCATCGATCGGTGCATGAAGAGCCGAAGGAGCTGCGGTTCAATCCACGGACAGTTCTCTTGCAACAGCTCGGTCGTCTCTTGCCGTTTCACCTCACGACTGCACAGGATCAGGTCATTCGCGAAATATTCCGAGACATGATTTCGCCGCGTCCCATGAATCGCCTGGTGCAAGGCGATGTGGGGTCTGGGAAAACGGCGGTCGCCTTGCATGCGCTGGTGATGGCCTGTGGTTCAGGCTACCAGGCCGCGCTGATGGCGCCGACCGAGATTCTAGCGGAACAGCACTATCGAAACCTTTCCGGAACGTTGGGGGACCTGGGACTTCACACGATGCTCGTGCGTGGAGGAGAGAAGTCCTCGGTGAAAAAGACCCAGGTTGAGCGGCTGGCATCGGGCGACATTCAGGTGGCAATCGGCACTCATGCCCTCACTCAACAGGGGGTGAGGTTCAAGAACTTGGGATTGGCGGTGGTCGATGAGCAGCACAAGTTCGGCGTCCTGCAGCGAAAGACCCTGATCGACAAGGGCTACAAGCCGGACGTGCTTGTCATGACGGCCACGCCCATTCCCCGGACATTGGCGATGACGGTGTATGGTGACCTTGATGTCTCGGTGATTGATGTACTGCCGCCGGGACGAAAGCCGGTCCGGACATTTCTTTTTCATGACGCGCAGCGACGGCGAGCCTATCAAATTGTGCGCGATGAATTGCGTGCCGAAAGACAAGCGTATGTGGTCTACCCGCTGGTGGAGGAATCGGAAAAGACCGACCTCCAGGCAGCGATTCAGGAAGCCGAACAGTTGCAGAACGGGGAATTGTCAGAATTCCGTGTCGGACTGTTGCATGGGCGCATGAGAGCTACCGAAAAAGAAACGGTGATGGCCGACTTTAAAGCTGGAACGATCCAGGTGTTGGTGGCAACAACGGTGATCGAAGTCGGAGTCGATGTGCCGAATGCGACGATCATCATGATCGAACATGCCGAGCGGTTTGGCCTCGCACAACTGCACCAATTGCGCGGACGAGTGGGGCGGAGTAACCACCAATCCTATTGCCTCCTGATGGCACAGAATCCGCGACAAGGAAGGACCCAGTTGGGAAGACGTGCGATGGGAAGTGAGGAGTCCGTGTCTACGGCAAGGGAACGGCTGGAGGCGCTTGTCCGGTCAAACGACGGATTTGTGATTGCCGAGGAGGATTTGCGGATCAGAGGCCCTGGAGAGTTTTTTGGGTTGCGCCAATGGGGGATACCGGAGTTTCGCGTGGCGAATTTGGTGCGAGACGGTGACCTGTTGCAGCAGGCCAGGCAGGAGGCCTTTTCGCTGCTGAATTCGGACCCAGGATTGAAGGACCCGGCCCATCAAGGGTTGCGTGACGCGATGTTGAGGAAATGGGAGAAGAAGCTCGAACTTGGATCGATAAGCTAG
- a CDS encoding Ppx/GppA phosphatase family protein, translating to MTGARQHVQRLAGIDIGTLTCRLLIADLALGQPLQEIRSDRRILRLGEGVDRTERLSSDAMDRVIQCLQEWRKVINGYQVEGTSVVATSAVRDATNRDEFLERVKREAGFDVEVISGEEEARRTLLGIRSGLPAGVTDILALDIGGGSTEFIFDRSGQKPTIHSIDIGVVRLCERLLRHDPPTDNEVRQAREWVTRETKAAVVDMSNSHQATFVGTAGTITSLAAMAQKLPAYEPARIHNYRLKLETIHELEQTLLNRTKAERIGLPGLEKNREEVIAAGAIIIRTVMEVLGLMDCLVSDWGLREGVVIDLSRK from the coding sequence ATGACCGGGGCGCGTCAGCATGTGCAACGACTCGCCGGTATTGATATCGGCACCCTCACCTGTCGTTTGTTAATTGCGGATCTAGCGCTTGGACAACCTCTCCAAGAAATCCGCTCTGACCGGCGCATTCTCCGCCTCGGCGAAGGAGTCGATCGGACCGAGCGGCTTAGTTCCGACGCAATGGATCGGGTCATCCAATGTCTACAAGAATGGCGCAAAGTCATCAACGGGTACCAGGTCGAGGGAACCTCGGTCGTGGCAACGAGCGCCGTCCGCGATGCGACAAATCGAGATGAATTTCTTGAGCGAGTCAAACGAGAAGCTGGGTTTGATGTTGAAGTGATTTCGGGTGAGGAAGAAGCGAGGCGGACGTTGCTTGGCATTCGCTCCGGCTTGCCAGCCGGGGTCACGGACATCCTCGCATTGGATATTGGTGGCGGGAGTACCGAGTTCATCTTCGATCGCTCGGGACAGAAGCCAACTATCCACTCGATCGATATTGGAGTTGTCCGTCTCTGCGAACGGCTTTTGCGTCATGATCCTCCGACTGATAATGAAGTGAGACAGGCACGTGAATGGGTGACCAGAGAGACGAAAGCGGCAGTTGTCGACATGAGTAACTCTCATCAGGCGACATTCGTCGGTACTGCCGGTACGATTACCTCCCTCGCCGCCATGGCTCAGAAACTTCCAGCCTATGAGCCGGCACGCATCCATAACTATCGGTTGAAGCTCGAAACGATTCATGAATTGGAACAGACACTGCTCAACAGAACGAAAGCCGAACGGATCGGTTTGCCGGGGTTGGAAAAGAACCGCGAAGAAGTCATCGCCGCCGGAGCGATCATCATCAGGACTGTGATGGAGGTGTTGGGACTTATGGATTGTTTAGTTAGCGACTGGGGGCTTAGAGAGGGGGTTGTGATAGATTTATCTCGTAAATAA